The proteins below come from a single Acaryochloris sp. CCMEE 5410 genomic window:
- a CDS encoding cupin domain-containing protein, whose translation MKVESQFARLISPCTIEDFFQTYWETKTLYLPRNDASFYESVLNPDDIDLLLQNKALLADYNNFRLVDQGNKLSLEDWCDRHSKSQQYFINNDRLYSLLHQGLTLTINGAHKKIPKLRHFCSALECELKFKLRTNIYITPPQAQGLAPHYDEHDVFILQITGAKEWKLYHSPVELPSHIRDQSIGRHELAEPELTVMLQPGDLLYIPRGVVHQAASQETTSVHASLGLYPTFAYELLEELVTIAQADPAFRKAIPHGFSSSEQQQAFYESFQTLSQALMSKVKTEELVERKHKVFLCDRKSEDQGRFQDLLHLSQLNLNSVVARRPNILFSVDRSPTQIALNFYQKSLTFPIFLAASLTDLIDHPYLAVKDIGGLINDAGRLSLAQNLIQEGFLMIKEIAPASDV comes from the coding sequence ATGAAGGTTGAGTCTCAATTTGCCCGTTTAATCTCTCCTTGCACGATTGAGGATTTTTTCCAGACTTATTGGGAAACAAAAACCCTGTATTTGCCAAGGAATGATGCCTCATTTTATGAGTCTGTTTTAAACCCAGATGACATCGATCTCCTGCTGCAAAACAAAGCTTTGTTGGCGGATTACAATAACTTTCGCCTAGTGGATCAGGGTAATAAGCTCAGCCTGGAAGACTGGTGCGATCGCCACTCAAAATCCCAACAGTATTTTATTAATAACGACAGGCTTTATAGCCTGTTGCATCAGGGCTTAACCTTGACCATCAATGGGGCGCATAAGAAAATTCCCAAGCTGAGACATTTTTGTAGTGCCCTAGAATGCGAGCTGAAGTTTAAGCTACGAACCAATATCTATATCACGCCTCCCCAGGCCCAGGGCTTAGCCCCTCATTACGATGAACATGATGTGTTTATTCTCCAAATTACGGGGGCGAAGGAATGGAAACTCTACCATTCCCCTGTTGAGCTTCCCTCTCACATCCGAGATCAAAGTATTGGCCGCCATGAACTGGCGGAGCCAGAATTAACGGTGATGCTCCAGCCCGGTGATTTGCTTTATATTCCTCGGGGGGTAGTCCATCAAGCGGCTAGTCAAGAGACCACCTCCGTGCATGCATCCCTAGGGTTATATCCCACCTTCGCCTATGAACTCTTAGAGGAGTTGGTCACCATCGCCCAGGCTGACCCAGCTTTTCGGAAAGCGATTCCCCACGGTTTTTCCAGTTCTGAGCAACAGCAGGCTTTTTATGAGTCGTTTCAAACCCTGAGTCAGGCCCTAATGAGTAAAGTGAAGACGGAAGAGCTGGTAGAGCGGAAGCATAAGGTATTTCTGTGCGATCGCAAATCTGAAGACCAAGGTCGATTCCAAGATCTGCTTCATCTGTCACAGCTCAATCTCAACTCTGTTGTTGCCCGCCGACCTAATATTCTTTTCTCCGTTGATAGAAGTCCAACCCAAATTGCTTTGAACTTCTACCAAAAAAGTCTAACCTTTCCTATTTTTCTAGCGGCTTCTCTGACCGATCTAATTGACCATCCCTATCTGGCCGTCAAAGACATCGGTGGCTTGATTAACGATGCTGGACGATTGTCCTTAGCCCAGAACTTGATCCAAGAGGGATTTTTGATGATTAAAGAGATTGCCCCCGCTTCTGATGTCTAA
- a CDS encoding 2OG-Fe(II) oxygenase — protein sequence MPRADFFERLGVFVDPDFLEPQFCESYLTEAQTCPCEPARLTRYGEAVTDDSRRKTGQLQISPATIKGIRERLMAIKPRLETHFEVQLHALEPPSCYRYQVGDFFGLHRDVIDPSLPGSKFEKNRLVSLIIFLNGMSAEPRPQTFGGGALALYGLLNDARGQNYGFPLEPEQGQLIAFRSDLWHEVKPVTHGERFTIVSWFV from the coding sequence ATGCCAAGGGCTGACTTTTTTGAACGCTTGGGAGTATTTGTAGACCCTGACTTTTTAGAACCACAATTCTGTGAGTCTTACCTCACGGAAGCACAGACCTGCCCCTGTGAGCCTGCTCGTCTTACCCGATACGGGGAGGCTGTGACCGATGATAGTCGGCGGAAAACAGGCCAGTTGCAAATCAGCCCAGCCACGATCAAGGGTATTCGTGAGCGCTTAATGGCCATCAAACCGCGATTAGAAACTCATTTTGAGGTTCAACTCCATGCCCTTGAACCTCCCTCCTGCTACCGCTATCAAGTGGGCGACTTTTTTGGCCTGCATCGAGATGTGATCGATCCGAGCCTACCGGGCTCCAAGTTTGAAAAAAATCGATTAGTGTCTTTAATTATTTTTCTCAACGGCATGTCTGCTGAGCCTAGACCTCAGACCTTTGGAGGGGGAGCCTTAGCCCTCTACGGATTACTCAACGATGCTCGCGGTCAAAACTATGGTTTTCCCCTAGAACCGGAACAAGGCCAGCTGATCGCCTTCCGATCCGATCTCTGGCATGAAGTTAAACCGGTCACCCACGGTGAGCGCTTCACCATTGTCAGCTGGTTTGTCTGA
- a CDS encoding lasso peptide biosynthesis B2 protein, protein MSPLLKFLRLQSCDRTLLIKTYVLLGLVRLGLWLLPFKILQKWLVNFHNPPAYYQPPTLRKISRRTVGKVVWAVNTSSRFMPGHVKCLARALVTQVLICRRGYEPELKIGVAKAEDHSLEAHAWVELQGQVIMGFVKDLSRFTPMPSFESKI, encoded by the coding sequence ATGTCGCCACTGCTTAAATTTTTGCGGTTGCAAAGTTGCGATCGCACTCTCCTGATCAAAACCTACGTTTTGTTGGGTTTGGTTCGATTGGGATTGTGGTTGCTCCCTTTCAAAATCCTGCAGAAATGGCTGGTCAATTTTCACAACCCCCCTGCCTACTATCAACCCCCTACCCTCAGAAAGATTAGTCGTAGAACTGTCGGAAAAGTGGTCTGGGCAGTGAATACCAGTAGCCGCTTTATGCCAGGACACGTGAAATGTTTAGCCCGAGCCCTTGTTACGCAAGTCTTAATTTGCCGACGAGGCTATGAACCCGAGCTAAAAATTGGGGTAGCAAAAGCAGAGGATCATTCCCTTGAAGCCCATGCCTGGGTTGAACTACAAGGGCAAGTGATCATGGGTTTTGTGAAGGACTTATCTCGCTTTACGCCGATGCCATCGTTTGAGTCCAAAATCTAA
- a CDS encoding lasso peptide biosynthesis PqqD family chaperone: MSLTTTISTNTTVVATPEQVSSDLAGESVILNLKTGMYFGLNEVGASIWNLVQQPRSVKDICDQILDQYEVESDQCEQDVLRLLNEMVESDLIEIKDVATA, from the coding sequence ATGAGTTTGACTACCACTATTTCAACGAATACAACGGTTGTTGCGACCCCAGAGCAAGTCTCATCTGACTTAGCAGGGGAATCAGTAATTCTCAACCTGAAGACAGGAATGTACTTCGGTTTGAATGAAGTGGGTGCAAGTATTTGGAATTTAGTTCAGCAACCTCGCTCCGTTAAAGACATCTGCGACCAAATTTTGGACCAGTACGAAGTTGAGTCAGATCAGTGTGAACAAGATGTCCTCAGGTTGCTAAATGAAATGGTTGAATCAGATTTGATTGAGATCAAAGATGTCGCCACTGCTTAA
- a CDS encoding M20 family metallopeptidase, producing MLSSPPSDTSIRSDIQQLDLVSWRRHLHQYPELGFKEHLTAEFVAQRLTEWGIAHQTAIAETGIMATIVGEQLGPVLAIRADMDALPIQEENTVSYRSRHDGVMHACGHDGHTAIALGTARYLSQHRQDFAGTVKIIFQPAEESPGGAKPMIEAGVLQNPQVDAIIGLHLWNNLPLGTVGVKSGPLMAAVDLFECKIQGKGGHGAMPHQTTDAVVISAQIVNALQAIVARHVNPLDSAVVTIGQLHAGTASNVIADSSFMSGTVRYFDPELAHLIEPRMQDILTGICQSWGATYDLNYWRLYPPVINDAAIADLIRSVSTEVIETPTGVVPNCQTMGGEDMSFFLQEVPGCYFFLGSANADRGLAYPHHHPQFDFDETALAMGVEIFVRCVEKFCHSNQ from the coding sequence ATGCTGTCTTCTCCTCCATCTGATACCTCTATTCGTTCTGATATCCAACAACTGGACTTGGTGTCTTGGCGACGGCATCTGCATCAATACCCAGAACTTGGATTCAAAGAGCATCTTACTGCTGAATTTGTTGCTCAACGCCTGACAGAATGGGGCATTGCACATCAAACTGCCATTGCTGAAACGGGCATAATGGCTACCATCGTTGGAGAGCAACTGGGGCCAGTATTAGCCATTCGCGCCGATATGGATGCCTTGCCCATTCAGGAAGAGAATACGGTTTCCTATCGGTCACGCCATGATGGAGTGATGCATGCCTGTGGCCATGATGGGCATACGGCCATTGCCCTAGGAACCGCTCGCTACTTATCTCAGCATCGCCAAGACTTTGCCGGTACGGTCAAGATCATTTTCCAGCCTGCGGAAGAGTCTCCCGGTGGGGCCAAGCCCATGATTGAAGCAGGTGTTCTGCAAAACCCGCAAGTCGATGCCATTATTGGCCTCCACCTATGGAATAACCTTCCCCTCGGTACGGTTGGGGTGAAATCGGGTCCACTGATGGCTGCTGTGGATTTATTTGAATGCAAGATTCAGGGCAAGGGAGGCCATGGAGCCATGCCCCATCAAACCACTGATGCAGTAGTGATTAGCGCTCAAATCGTCAACGCCCTGCAAGCGATTGTGGCTCGCCATGTCAATCCCCTCGATTCAGCCGTAGTGACTATCGGACAGCTCCATGCAGGTACCGCGTCTAATGTAATTGCTGACTCCAGCTTTATGAGCGGTACGGTTCGCTACTTTGATCCAGAATTGGCCCATCTGATTGAGCCACGCATGCAGGATATTCTCACAGGGATTTGCCAAAGCTGGGGAGCCACCTACGACCTCAATTACTGGCGACTGTATCCCCCCGTGATTAACGATGCTGCGATCGCAGATTTGATTCGCTCCGTCAGTACTGAAGTGATTGAAACACCGACAGGCGTGGTTCCCAATTGCCAAACCATGGGTGGAGAAGACATGTCCTTCTTTTTACAAGAGGTGCCGGGCTGTTACTTCTTTTTAGGCTCAGCCAACGCCGATCGCGGCTTAGCCTATCCCCATCACCATCCCCAGTTCGATTTTGATGAGACTGCCTTAGCTATGGGTGTGGAGATTTTTGTGCGCTGCGTTGAAAAGTTCTGCCATTCCAATCAGTAA
- a CDS encoding DUF4279 domain-containing protein, which yields MTKDSEIYFAYSASLRVIDAPELHAEIEKVTGLKPSHVHIRGESVNKRSKRRWENDIWLLSSPLQETVELSEHLNWLWQQTQPHQVYLRSLIKSGVKVDIFCGYRSNCDHSGFGVNPSAIEIAKELDVRLEFSVIIT from the coding sequence TTGACAAAAGATAGTGAGATTTACTTTGCATACTCTGCTTCACTTCGTGTTATTGATGCACCGGAGCTCCACGCCGAGATTGAAAAGGTGACTGGTTTGAAACCTTCACACGTCCACATCAGAGGCGAGAGCGTAAATAAAAGATCCAAACGTCGCTGGGAAAACGACATCTGGCTTCTATCATCTCCATTGCAAGAGACAGTCGAATTATCGGAACATCTCAACTGGTTGTGGCAACAAACACAACCACATCAGGTCTATCTTCGCTCCCTCATAAAATCTGGCGTGAAAGTAGATATTTTTTGTGGCTACAGATCCAATTGTGACCACAGTGGGTTCGGAGTTAACCCCAGTGCAATTGAGATTGCTAAGGAGTTGGACGTCAGACTAGAATTCTCCGTTATTATTACGTGA
- a CDS encoding ADP-ribosylglycohydrolase family protein, producing the protein MDISERFRGCLLGLAVGDAVGTTVEFQPRGTFAPVTDMVGGGPFYLEPGQWTDDTSMALCLATSLIEKGQFDAADQMNRYCDWYENGYLSSTGTCFDIGNTVTQALNQYKKTGNPFSGSTHPKSAGNGCLMRLAPVPMFCYPDRDRTVYFSGESSRTTHGATECVEASRLFGDMLFRALSGAKKEEILVGHDLDEITSRSIRAIAKGEYQRKTVMEIRGSGYVVESLEAALWCFWTSENFEQAVLKATNLGDDADTTAAICGQLAGAFYGVQGIPSHWLDRLTMKNEISTLADQLYAVT; encoded by the coding sequence ATGGATATATCCGAACGATTCAGAGGATGTTTATTAGGACTGGCGGTTGGCGATGCAGTTGGCACCACTGTAGAATTTCAACCCCGAGGGACTTTTGCACCTGTTACCGATATGGTGGGCGGCGGTCCGTTTTATCTGGAGCCGGGGCAATGGACCGACGATACCTCCATGGCGTTATGTCTGGCCACGAGTCTGATTGAAAAGGGACAATTTGATGCGGCGGATCAAATGAATCGCTATTGTGACTGGTATGAGAACGGCTATCTGAGCAGTACGGGCACCTGTTTTGATATTGGCAATACGGTCACACAAGCTTTAAACCAATACAAGAAGACAGGGAACCCGTTTAGTGGTTCTACACATCCCAAATCGGCTGGGAATGGGTGTTTGATGCGCTTGGCTCCGGTACCAATGTTCTGTTACCCCGATCGCGATCGCACCGTGTATTTTTCTGGCGAAAGTTCGCGCACCACGCATGGAGCAACGGAATGTGTTGAGGCCAGTCGCTTATTTGGCGACATGCTCTTCCGGGCGCTTTCTGGGGCTAAAAAAGAAGAAATTCTAGTCGGACATGATTTAGATGAGATAACCTCTCGGTCGATACGAGCTATCGCTAAGGGAGAATATCAACGTAAAACAGTCATGGAGATTCGCGGTTCAGGCTATGTGGTCGAAAGTCTAGAAGCGGCTCTTTGGTGTTTCTGGACCTCAGAAAACTTTGAACAGGCGGTTTTGAAGGCGACTAATTTAGGAGATGACGCGGATACTACGGCTGCTATCTGTGGGCAGTTGGCAGGTGCTTTCTATGGTGTGCAGGGTATTCCTAGCCATTGGCTAGATCGATTAACGATGAAAAATGAGATCTCTACACTGGCAGATCAGCTATATGCTGTGACTTAA
- the trmB gene encoding tRNA (guanosine(46)-N7)-methyltransferase TrmB, with the protein MGVRVRQHVNPLSKKFQHAIAPPDWPAIFAQPEQPLYLDIGCARGQFLLEMAQLRPHHNFLGVEIRRPMVKSALKRRDALQLTNLHFLFGNINTSLDSLVGAQAVTGVTIQFPDPWFKRRHQKRRVVQPQLVNELAICLKPEGLLLIQSDVLEVAIDMCDRIAEHPAFTGTTPPHHWLAENPFPAATEREKLTLSEGLPVYRYLFQRRVEPESK; encoded by the coding sequence ATGGGTGTTCGAGTTCGTCAGCACGTTAACCCCCTGAGCAAAAAATTCCAACATGCGATCGCACCCCCGGATTGGCCTGCAATCTTCGCCCAGCCAGAGCAACCCCTTTACTTAGATATTGGCTGTGCCCGTGGGCAGTTTTTACTGGAGATGGCTCAACTGCGCCCCCACCATAATTTCCTAGGCGTCGAAATTCGGCGGCCCATGGTTAAATCTGCCCTGAAACGTCGGGATGCCTTACAACTCACCAATCTCCATTTTCTGTTCGGCAATATCAATACGTCCCTCGATTCTCTAGTAGGTGCTCAAGCGGTTACGGGTGTGACAATCCAATTTCCTGACCCTTGGTTTAAGCGTCGCCATCAAAAACGGCGCGTCGTCCAACCCCAGTTAGTGAATGAACTCGCCATTTGCCTTAAACCAGAGGGATTATTGCTGATCCAATCAGATGTGTTGGAGGTGGCGATTGATATGTGCGATCGCATCGCCGAACATCCTGCCTTTACAGGCACAACACCGCCCCACCATTGGCTAGCAGAAAACCCTTTCCCCGCTGCAACTGAGCGAGAAAAGTTGACTTTATCAGAAGGGTTACCGGTCTATCGTTATTTATTTCAAAGGCGAGTCGAGCCAGAGTCTAAATAA
- a CDS encoding glucose-1-phosphate adenylyltransferase gives MNRVLAIVLGGGAGTRLYPLTKQRAKPAVSLAGKYRLIDIPMSNCINSEINKIYVMTQFNSASLNRHISQTYHFSSFSDGFAEVLAAQQTPENPNWFQGTADAVRQYMWMFAEQRDVDEILILSGDHLYRMDYSVFIERHRSTNADITLSVLPIDAYRAPAFGLMKIDESSGRVVDFSEKPQGEELERMKVDTTTLGLTPEEAQEKPFIASMGIYVFKKDVLIDLLKNSPDSTDFGKEIIPSSAKDYNVQAYLFNDYWEDIGTIEAFYEANLALTRQPQPPFSFYDEKSPIYTRSRYLPPTKQLDCHVTESMIAEGCIIKNCQINRSVLGVRSRVESGCTLDNALVMGADYYQPFAERASGMGDTSIPIGIGENTKISRAIIDKNARIGRNVKIVNKDNVEESNQEEHGFYIRSGIVVVLKNVEIPDNTII, from the coding sequence ATGAATAGAGTTCTAGCAATTGTTTTGGGTGGTGGTGCTGGTACACGCCTATATCCTCTTACCAAGCAGCGTGCAAAGCCTGCGGTGTCTTTAGCAGGTAAGTATCGCCTCATTGATATTCCGATGAGTAACTGTATCAATTCGGAAATCAACAAAATTTATGTGATGACGCAGTTTAACTCTGCATCTTTGAATCGCCACATTTCCCAAACCTATCATTTCTCCAGCTTTAGCGATGGTTTTGCTGAGGTGCTGGCTGCTCAACAAACCCCTGAAAATCCCAATTGGTTTCAAGGAACAGCAGATGCTGTTCGCCAATATATGTGGATGTTTGCCGAACAGCGGGATGTGGATGAAATCCTGATTTTATCTGGGGATCACCTGTATCGAATGGACTATAGCGTCTTTATTGAGCGCCATCGGAGTACGAATGCAGATATTACCCTGTCTGTACTGCCCATTGATGCCTATCGTGCCCCTGCGTTTGGCTTGATGAAAATTGATGAGTCGTCGGGGCGTGTGGTTGATTTTAGTGAGAAGCCCCAAGGCGAAGAACTGGAGCGGATGAAGGTGGATACCACCACCCTCGGACTGACCCCAGAAGAAGCCCAAGAAAAGCCGTTTATTGCCTCAATGGGCATCTATGTCTTTAAGAAAGATGTCTTGATTGATCTGCTCAAGAATTCACCGGATTCCACCGACTTCGGTAAGGAGATTATCCCTAGTTCAGCGAAGGACTACAATGTCCAAGCCTATCTCTTCAATGATTATTGGGAAGATATTGGGACGATTGAAGCGTTTTATGAGGCGAACTTAGCGTTAACCCGCCAGCCTCAACCTCCCTTTAGTTTTTATGACGAAAAATCGCCTATTTACACCCGCTCTCGCTACTTGCCTCCGACCAAGCAGCTCGATTGCCATGTGACGGAATCGATGATTGCGGAAGGCTGCATTATCAAAAATTGCCAGATTAATCGCTCGGTATTGGGCGTGAGATCGCGGGTCGAATCCGGCTGCACCCTGGATAATGCTTTGGTGATGGGTGCTGACTATTATCAGCCTTTTGCAGAGCGGGCCTCAGGAATGGGTGATACGAGTATCCCCATCGGCATTGGTGAGAATACAAAGATTAGTCGCGCCATTATTGATAAAAATGCCCGCATTGGCCGCAACGTCAAAATCGTCAATAAGGACAATGTTGAGGAGTCCAACCAGGAGGAGCATGGCTTTTACATCCGCAGCGGTATTGTTGTGGTGCTGAAGAATGTTGAGATTCCGGATAACACGATTATTTAG
- a CDS encoding 1-acyl-sn-glycerol-3-phosphate acyltransferase produces the protein MPKFVSKAQPPLAFIPQRLTPWVIETVRFLLPVWMPWKLSVTSVEAENLEVLVKLYQEFQAGNTRFLMAFRHPSTKDPFAMSYMLWRLVPKEAHKSGIRFKRPTYSHFMYDRGIPLWAGEFVSWLFPRLGGTPILRGKADRVGLRAARDIFANSPYPIAIAPEGGTNEHNELVSPLEPGVAQMGFWCIEDLLKANRSESVYIVPLRIRYRYVSPPWKAIKNLLGQLEDQMELTAEVIPSGLLKDPEKDVLYGRVLRLGECLLAEMDRFYSKYYHLSRPVVDPLPYDPSDRNAKLAFQLKQQLDIALQAAESYFGITAKGEIVDRCRRLEQASFDRIYRQDLEQLTPLEHGMADWLAQEASLRIGHMRMVERLTMVSGNYILEKPTGDRFAEIVLIVWKIMTFMQGGDSHSPPQLGAQSLKLTISDPISVTDLWPTYSANRKGAKKAVDELTQSIQTALEDLNAIEP, from the coding sequence TTGCCCAAGTTCGTTTCTAAAGCTCAACCGCCTTTAGCATTTATTCCGCAACGTCTCACGCCTTGGGTGATCGAAACTGTCCGATTTTTGTTACCAGTCTGGATGCCCTGGAAACTCTCTGTGACGTCTGTCGAGGCCGAAAACTTAGAGGTTTTAGTCAAGCTGTACCAAGAATTCCAGGCCGGTAATACTCGGTTCTTGATGGCCTTCCGGCATCCTAGTACCAAAGATCCCTTTGCCATGTCTTATATGCTGTGGCGGCTCGTCCCCAAGGAAGCGCACAAATCGGGTATTCGGTTTAAAAGACCCACCTACAGCCACTTTATGTATGACCGTGGTATTCCGTTGTGGGCAGGAGAATTTGTGTCTTGGTTATTCCCGAGATTGGGGGGGACACCGATTCTGAGGGGGAAAGCCGATCGGGTGGGCTTGCGAGCAGCCCGGGACATCTTTGCCAATAGCCCTTATCCCATTGCCATCGCTCCAGAAGGAGGCACCAACGAACATAATGAGCTGGTGAGTCCGCTAGAGCCAGGGGTCGCCCAAATGGGCTTTTGGTGTATCGAAGATCTACTAAAAGCGAACCGGTCGGAATCGGTTTATATTGTGCCGTTACGGATTCGGTATCGGTATGTTTCTCCGCCTTGGAAAGCGATTAAGAATTTACTTGGGCAGCTAGAAGATCAAATGGAGTTGACTGCCGAAGTGATACCATCCGGCCTACTTAAGGATCCTGAAAAAGATGTTTTATATGGTCGAGTCCTGCGCTTGGGTGAGTGTCTGTTGGCTGAAATGGATCGGTTTTATAGCAAGTACTATCATCTGTCTCGGCCCGTGGTGGACCCATTGCCCTATGATCCGTCTGATCGCAATGCCAAACTGGCCTTTCAACTCAAGCAACAATTAGATATTGCCCTGCAGGCTGCTGAATCTTATTTCGGCATCACGGCCAAAGGGGAGATCGTGGATCGCTGCCGACGTCTCGAACAGGCGAGTTTTGATCGCATCTATCGGCAAGACTTGGAGCAGCTGACCCCCTTGGAGCATGGCATGGCGGATTGGTTAGCCCAAGAGGCAAGCCTCCGCATCGGACATATGCGCATGGTTGAGCGACTCACAATGGTGAGTGGTAACTATATTTTGGAAAAACCAACGGGGGATCGATTTGCCGAGATTGTGCTGATTGTGTGGAAAATCATGACCTTCATGCAGGGAGGCGATTCCCATTCCCCACCACAGCTCGGTGCCCAATCCTTGAAGCTGACCATTAGCGATCCCATATCCGTGACGGACTTGTGGCCTACCTATAGTGCCAACCGCAAGGGAGCCAAGAAAGCCGTGGATGAATTGACTCAATCTATTCAGACAGCCCTGGAAGATTTGAACGCGATCGAACCATAG
- a CDS encoding RibD family protein, whose protein sequence is MAETPLQRPTTTVVLAMSADGKIADAQHSPPEFGSDEDYAHLERQVAAADGILFGSATLKAGETAMRVVTQALINARLERGQPEQPAQIVCTRSGDLDPNLKFFQQAVPHWLVTTQAGGQSWQGTSHFEQIFTYETADQSIDWGSTLAAMPALGIHKIAVLGGGQIVAALLAEDLIDELHLTVCPLLIGGTSTPTPVAGQGWLQQDAPGLELLSVKQVENELFLHYRRRR, encoded by the coding sequence ATGGCCGAAACACCCCTCCAGCGACCCACGACAACCGTTGTTTTGGCGATGAGTGCAGACGGCAAAATTGCCGATGCCCAACATTCTCCCCCTGAGTTTGGGTCTGATGAAGATTATGCCCATTTAGAGCGACAAGTTGCGGCTGCAGATGGCATACTTTTTGGATCGGCCACCCTCAAAGCTGGGGAAACCGCCATGCGAGTGGTGACCCAAGCTCTCATTAATGCCCGTTTAGAACGAGGCCAGCCCGAACAACCTGCCCAAATTGTCTGTACGCGGTCGGGGGATTTAGACCCCAACCTTAAATTCTTCCAACAAGCCGTCCCCCATTGGTTGGTCACCACCCAGGCCGGTGGCCAATCTTGGCAAGGGACCTCCCATTTCGAGCAAATTTTCACCTATGAAACGGCTGACCAATCCATCGATTGGGGGTCAACACTAGCAGCAATGCCTGCCTTAGGCATTCACAAAATAGCCGTCCTAGGGGGCGGCCAAATTGTGGCTGCCCTATTGGCGGAAGATCTGATTGACGAACTTCACCTAACCGTTTGCCCACTCTTAATTGGTGGAACGTCCACTCCCACCCCTGTGGCAGGTCAAGGCTGGCTACAGCAAGATGCACCTGGGTTGGAGCTGCTTTCTGTTAAGCAAGTTGAGAACGAGTTGTTTTTGCACTATCGTCGTCGTCGTTAG